The Pelistega ratti genome window below encodes:
- a CDS encoding homoserine kinase, which produces MAVFTPLTTEQTQDFLLHYNLGELVSLQGITAGIENTNFFLNTTKGEFVLTIFEVLTFEQLPFYIQLMYHLAQKGIKVPMPQVRKDGELIGHLMGKPASIVTRLSGGYEATPSKTHCMLAADIQAHIHLATQDYPLYQENLRGLPWWQANYPKIAPFLSDELNSFYQKALNEQITLQESSLWKSLPSSACHCDLFRDNVLFDGTYQSPAMGGVIDFYFAGVDKWIFDVAVAVNDWCIHRDTGEFIRPHVKAWLDAYHKVRPFTKEEREVWPQALRAAALRFWTSRLYDFYLPRAAETLKPHDPTHFERVLQQRFTGYIPTLP; this is translated from the coding sequence ATGGCTGTTTTTACCCCCCTAACAACAGAACAAACACAAGATTTTTTACTGCATTACAACCTAGGAGAACTAGTATCTCTACAAGGTATTACAGCAGGTATTGAAAATACAAATTTTTTTCTCAATACCACCAAAGGTGAGTTTGTTTTAACTATTTTTGAAGTACTTACTTTTGAACAATTGCCCTTTTATATCCAATTGATGTATCACCTTGCTCAAAAGGGTATCAAAGTACCAATGCCTCAAGTCCGAAAAGATGGTGAATTAATTGGTCATCTTATGGGAAAACCTGCTAGTATTGTGACACGTTTATCTGGGGGCTATGAGGCTACACCCAGTAAAACACACTGTATGCTAGCTGCAGATATACAAGCCCATATCCATTTAGCCACCCAAGACTACCCTCTTTACCAAGAAAACCTGCGCGGACTACCTTGGTGGCAAGCCAATTATCCTAAAATCGCCCCCTTTTTAAGTGATGAACTCAATTCTTTTTATCAAAAAGCACTCAATGAGCAAATCACACTACAAGAATCTTCCTTATGGAAAAGCCTCCCTAGTAGTGCCTGCCACTGCGACTTATTCCGTGATAATGTACTATTTGATGGAACTTATCAATCTCCTGCTATGGGCGGTGTTATTGATTTTTACTTTGCTGGGGTTGATAAATGGATTTTTGATGTCGCTGTTGCTGTGAATGATTGGTGTATCCATCGAGATACAGGAGAATTTATTCGTCCCCATGTTAAAGCATGGTTAGATGCCTATCATAAAGTTCGCCCATTCACCAAGGAAGAACGAGAAGTCTGGCCACAAGCCCTACGTGCAGCTGCTTTACGATTTTGGACATCTCGCTTATATGACTTTTATCTTCCAAGAGCAGCAGAAACCTTAAAACCACATGATCCCACACATTTTGAACGTGTGCTACAACAGCGTTTTACCGGATATATCCCTACATTACCTTAG
- the dusA gene encoding tRNA dihydrouridine(20/20a) synthase DusA — MTISLSGLYQSPLKPWRLSVAPMLDVTDRHCRYFHRLLAPNALLYTEMVTTGALIYGDVPRHLQFNEQEHPVALQLGGSEPDALVQCAKLGQQWGYDEINLNCGCPSERVQKGAFGACLMAEADLVAQCIQAMQAAVDIPVTVKHRLGLDYEDSYDFVRDFVGKIYDVGCRVFITHARNAVLKGLSPKDNREIPPLRYDRVMQLKKDFPDALFILNGGIHQLAQASALLSEFDGIMIGRAAWHEPYLLRELSQLIWADSQPADNARICAEMTTYAEKALSEGAPLRAVVKPMLGLMNGQAGAKYFRRLLSDVKRLNAQDIRLIEEAFSGFI; from the coding sequence ATGACTATATCCTTATCTGGACTTTACCAATCACCTCTCAAACCTTGGCGACTATCTGTTGCACCTATGCTTGATGTTACAGATAGACATTGTCGCTATTTTCACCGCTTATTAGCACCGAATGCTTTGCTTTATACGGAAATGGTGACAACAGGTGCATTAATTTACGGTGATGTTCCTCGCCACCTACAGTTTAATGAACAAGAACATCCTGTTGCTTTACAGCTTGGGGGAAGTGAGCCTGATGCCTTAGTGCAGTGTGCTAAATTAGGGCAGCAATGGGGATATGATGAAATTAATCTAAATTGTGGTTGCCCCTCAGAACGAGTACAAAAGGGGGCTTTTGGTGCTTGTTTAATGGCAGAAGCAGATTTGGTGGCGCAATGTATTCAAGCAATGCAAGCAGCAGTAGATATTCCTGTTACCGTTAAGCACCGCTTGGGATTAGATTACGAAGACTCTTATGATTTTGTGAGAGATTTTGTTGGTAAAATCTATGATGTAGGGTGTCGAGTATTTATTACACATGCACGTAATGCTGTATTAAAAGGACTTTCTCCAAAGGATAATAGAGAAATTCCACCCCTTCGCTATGATAGGGTAATGCAACTTAAAAAAGACTTCCCTGATGCATTGTTTATTTTAAATGGTGGTATTCATCAATTAGCGCAAGCAAGTGCATTGTTATCCGAGTTTGATGGCATTATGATAGGAAGGGCAGCATGGCATGAGCCTTATTTATTAAGAGAGCTTAGTCAATTGATTTGGGCGGATAGCCAACCTGCCGATAATGCCCGTATTTGTGCAGAAATGACTACTTATGCTGAAAAAGCACTGAGTGAGGGGGCTCCGTTAAGGGCTGTTGTTAAACCAATGTTAGGGTTGATGAACGGACAAGCAGGTGCTAAGTATTTTAGACGCTTACTTTCAGATGTTAAACGTCTAAATGCACAGGATATTCGTTTAATAGAAGAGGCTTTTAGTGGGTTTATTTAA
- a CDS encoding glycosyltransferase family 4 protein: MQISLVCNKFQNGGGIERYTIDLVNGFYTYNKKNHKINVYATNFDQTIKEYGLITPKKINLSFIPKKLRHFFLSYQTNKQKTLNDKLISLIFTKADIIICGGNHLGYINALGKRPSYLSRLKIHNEKSCFNQADLIIAHSKLMKDEISKFYHIDQNKIEIIYPPVDTNKFLITTEQNREYIRAKYGFKSNEIIYLFPSTGHTRKGFSILRNYFSQTTLPIRLVVVGTPVTEEPHISSLGYCTNMVELYQMADYTIMASLYEPFGLVGIESILCGTPIVFANNIGCLEVLQHQFGFTFNRDEKTHLNQVIHQSVEYALQKKYRITNPLSCLKYNPSIEQHIQDLIHRIERYCG, encoded by the coding sequence ATGCAGATTTCTTTGGTATGTAATAAATTTCAAAATGGTGGTGGTATAGAACGCTATACAATAGATTTAGTCAATGGTTTTTATACTTATAATAAAAAAAATCATAAAATCAATGTCTATGCTACAAATTTTGATCAAACAATAAAAGAGTATGGTCTTATTACTCCTAAAAAGATTAACTTATCTTTCATCCCTAAAAAATTACGTCATTTTTTTCTTTCTTACCAAACCAATAAACAAAAAACTCTCAATGATAAACTTATATCACTTATATTCACAAAAGCAGATATTATTATTTGTGGAGGAAACCATCTAGGTTATATAAATGCCTTAGGTAAACGTCCCTCTTATCTAAGTAGGCTAAAAATTCATAATGAAAAATCTTGCTTTAATCAAGCAGATTTAATTATTGCACATTCCAAATTAATGAAAGATGAAATTTCAAAGTTTTATCATATTGATCAAAATAAAATAGAAATTATTTACCCTCCTGTTGATACCAACAAATTTTTAATTACTACCGAACAAAACAGAGAATATATTCGTGCAAAATATGGATTTAAGTCAAATGAAATTATTTATCTATTTCCATCCACAGGGCATACTCGAAAAGGGTTTTCTATATTAAGAAATTACTTTTCTCAGACTACTCTACCCATCCGTTTGGTCGTTGTAGGAACACCTGTTACTGAAGAACCCCACATTTCATCTTTAGGATACTGTACTAATATGGTAGAACTTTATCAAATGGCTGATTACACCATTATGGCGTCTCTTTATGAACCATTCGGTTTAGTAGGCATCGAATCTATTTTATGCGGTACTCCTATTGTCTTTGCTAATAACATTGGTTGTTTAGAAGTTTTACAGCATCAATTTGGTTTTACATTTAATCGAGATGAAAAAACACATTTGAATCAGGTTATTCATCAATCAGTAGAATATGCTCTCCAGAAAAAATATCGAATAACAAATCCTTTATCATGCTTAAAATATAATCCTTCTATAGAACAACATATCCAAGATTTAATACATAGAATTGAACGATACTGTGGCTAG
- a CDS encoding glycosyltransferase, with the protein MSFPKIDVVIPCFNAESTLERAVQSVLVQKISWATLFN; encoded by the coding sequence ATGAGCTTTCCTAAAATTGATGTTGTTATCCCTTGTTTTAATGCTGAAAGCACGTTAGAGCGTGCGGTGCAATCGGTATTAGTACAAAAAATATCTTGGGCGACTTTATTTAATTGA
- a CDS encoding glycosyltransferase family A protein has protein sequence MQQLATQYPEHIYFAQLAQNSGVAQARNFGTFLAQHNNVDFVAFLDADDAYEEGALEVAAATFYFQPETQVVRLDLKPVHLAPRYAQHEHIDLAWQYMRMTGAGNTVFNKTFFAACGGFPTDDLFRELGGEDGALGIATTKVAKVATLFKEAGVLYFCREGMHAERLLDAILFDKKDPRITPDKIAQADAVTESICTRINALKKGLNSDQIGVFPQEVKR, from the coding sequence ATTCAACAATTAGCCACACAGTATCCAGAGCATATTTATTTTGCTCAATTAGCACAAAATAGCGGTGTAGCACAGGCACGTAATTTTGGTACTTTTTTAGCTCAGCATAATAATGTGGATTTTGTGGCTTTTTTAGATGCGGATGATGCTTATGAAGAGGGGGCTTTAGAGGTAGCTGCAGCGACTTTTTATTTTCAGCCTGAAACACAAGTTGTACGTTTAGATTTAAAGCCTGTTCATTTAGCACCACGTTATGCACAGCACGAACACATTGATTTAGCATGGCAGTATATGCGTATGACAGGTGCTGGGAATACGGTGTTTAATAAAACTTTTTTTGCTGCTTGTGGAGGCTTTCCGACAGATGACTTATTTCGTGAATTAGGAGGAGAGGATGGGGCATTGGGTATTGCCACAACAAAAGTTGCCAAAGTAGCAACCCTCTTTAAAGAGGCAGGTGTACTATACTTCTGTCGTGAGGGTATGCATGCAGAAAGATTATTAGATGCTATTTTATTTGATAAAAAAGACCCACGTATTACACCTGACAAAATAGCACAAGCTGATGCAGTAACAGAAAGTATTTGTACTCGGATTAATGCGTTGAAAAAAGGATTAAATTCTGATCAGATAGGTGTATTCCCTCAGGAGGTTAAGCGTTAA
- a CDS encoding cytochrome ubiquinol oxidase subunit I — MDLGLTALMLARIQFAFTVSFHIIFPATSIGLACFLAFIEWRWLRTKNPIYQDLFKFWVKVFALAFAMGVVSGIVMSYQFGTNWSEFSRIAGSVTGPLLTYEVLSAFFLEAGFLGIMLFGWGRVSEKAHFFATLMVAIGTCISMFWILSSNSWMQTPQGFYMENGIVVPEDWWAIVFNPSFPYRLAHMGVAVFLVSALLVIGTAGWHLLRGRRDALIKKSFSYSLWLLLFASIAQMVIGDLHGLNTLKHQPAKIAALEGHWETNHDHAMPLLLFAIPDMENERNHFEIGIPHLGSMILTHTLDGTVTGLKAFEPQDRPNVPIMFWSFRIMVGIGLLMIIMSVIGLWLRKKHTLYENKYFHWFTVFMAPLGYVALLAGWVVTEVGRQPWTIYGILRTEDSLSHTVSADQVGLSLIVFVIVYAIVFGCGIYYMLRHLMKGPEIVYSAEGK, encoded by the coding sequence ATGGATCTTGGTCTTACGGCGTTAATGCTAGCTCGTATTCAGTTTGCATTTACCGTCTCTTTTCATATTATTTTTCCAGCTACTTCGATTGGTTTAGCATGTTTCTTAGCTTTTATTGAATGGCGATGGTTACGTACTAAAAACCCTATTTATCAAGACTTATTTAAATTTTGGGTAAAGGTCTTTGCACTTGCTTTTGCGATGGGGGTTGTCTCAGGTATTGTGATGAGTTATCAATTCGGTACAAACTGGAGTGAGTTTTCTCGTATTGCTGGTAGTGTAACTGGACCTCTTTTGACCTATGAAGTATTGAGTGCCTTCTTTTTAGAAGCAGGGTTTCTTGGAATTATGCTATTTGGCTGGGGGCGAGTAAGTGAAAAAGCACACTTTTTTGCAACACTGATGGTAGCGATAGGGACGTGTATTTCAATGTTTTGGATTTTATCATCAAATAGTTGGATGCAAACCCCCCAAGGTTTTTATATGGAAAACGGTATTGTTGTTCCGGAAGATTGGTGGGCAATCGTATTTAATCCATCTTTTCCTTATCGTCTCGCACATATGGGTGTTGCCGTTTTTCTAGTGTCAGCTCTTTTAGTGATAGGGACAGCAGGTTGGCATCTGTTACGAGGTCGCCGTGATGCTTTAATCAAAAAGTCATTTTCATATAGCTTATGGCTACTCTTGTTTGCTTCCATCGCTCAAATGGTTATAGGTGATTTGCATGGTTTGAATACACTAAAACATCAACCTGCCAAAATTGCTGCATTGGAAGGACATTGGGAAACCAATCACGATCATGCGATGCCATTATTGCTATTTGCTATCCCTGATATGGAGAATGAGCGTAATCATTTTGAAATTGGAATTCCTCATTTAGGAAGTATGATTTTAACGCATACCCTAGATGGTACGGTAACAGGGTTAAAAGCGTTTGAACCTCAGGATCGTCCTAATGTACCTATTATGTTCTGGAGTTTTAGAATAATGGTAGGGATTGGTTTATTAATGATAATAATGTCTGTAATAGGGCTATGGTTAAGAAAAAAACATACTTTATATGAGAATAAATACTTTCATTGGTTTACTGTTTTTATGGCACCACTCGGCTATGTTGCGCTATTAGCAGGTTGGGTAGTCACTGAAGTAGGACGTCAGCCTTGGACTATTTACGGAATACTGCGAACAGAGGATTCGCTATCGCATACTGTTTCTGCTGATCAAGTTGGATTAAGCCTTATTGTTTTTGTTATCGTGTATGCCATTGTTTTTGGGTGTGGTATTTATTATATGTTACGTCACTTGATGAAAGGCCCAGAAATTGTCTATTCAGCGGAGGGTAAATAA
- the cydB gene encoding cytochrome d ubiquinol oxidase subunit II — MDITLVWFAIIGLGVLLYVVLDGFDLGIGILFPFIRAKAERDTMMNTVAPVWDGNETWMVLGGAGLFAAFPLAYATILSALYMPITLMALALIFRGVSFEFRFKMSRLQKCWDYAFMWGSILSAFFQGVVLGAVIQGIKTTEGIFSGETFDWLTPFTVLTGIGVVVMYATLGCAWLIYKTTDHLQQKMYRAMPKILMMLLGIFALVLIASVWVQPSIVERWFVASHRIYFGLLVIITLFMFGWIFRAVQQQKERQPFIYTILLLLVAFISLLLSIFPYIIPPSIDIWQAAAPRSSQVFTLIGALIFIPMIIAYSLFSYWVFRGKVRVGDSGYH, encoded by the coding sequence ATGGATATAACACTTGTTTGGTTTGCGATTATTGGCTTAGGTGTATTGTTATATGTCGTACTAGATGGTTTTGACTTAGGTATTGGTATTTTATTTCCTTTTATCAGGGCAAAAGCGGAAAGGGATACGATGATGAATACCGTTGCACCGGTATGGGATGGGAATGAAACTTGGATGGTACTTGGTGGTGCTGGATTATTTGCTGCATTCCCCCTTGCGTATGCAACAATATTATCAGCACTTTATATGCCAATTACGTTAATGGCACTAGCGCTGATTTTTAGGGGAGTATCATTTGAGTTTCGCTTTAAAATGAGCCGATTACAGAAATGTTGGGATTATGCCTTTATGTGGGGATCGATATTATCTGCTTTCTTTCAGGGGGTTGTATTAGGTGCCGTTATCCAAGGTATTAAAACAACAGAAGGTATTTTTTCAGGTGAAACATTTGATTGGCTTACTCCGTTTACCGTATTAACAGGTATTGGGGTAGTGGTGATGTATGCTACTTTAGGCTGTGCATGGTTGATTTATAAAACAACGGATCATCTTCAACAAAAAATGTATCGTGCTATGCCTAAAATACTTATGATGCTATTAGGAATATTTGCACTGGTACTTATCGCTTCTGTATGGGTTCAACCGAGTATCGTAGAGCGTTGGTTTGTTGCGTCTCATCGAATTTATTTTGGTTTACTCGTTATCATCACACTCTTTATGTTTGGGTGGATTTTTAGAGCGGTTCAGCAACAAAAAGAACGACAACCCTTTATTTATACTATTTTATTATTGTTAGTTGCTTTTATAAGCTTACTATTAAGTATATTCCCTTATATTATCCCTCCCTCTATTGATATTTGGCAGGCGGCAGCACCACGTTCAAGTCAAGTATTTACATTGATTGGGGCGCTAATTTTTATCCCTATGATTATTGCCTATAGCTTATTTTCATATTGGGTATTTAGGGGTAAAGTACGTGTCGGTGATAGTGGGTATCATTGA
- the sbcB gene encoding exodeoxyribonuclease I has product MNNTFSFFFYDYESFGVDPARDRPAQFAGIRTDADFNIIGEPVMLYCKQTDDYLPSPEAVIITGITPQLCNEKGISEPEFAQRIHAEFSQANTCIVGFNNIRYDDEMTRYIFYRNFIDPYEYAWKNGNSRWDLLDVVRACYALRPEGIQWPVDEEGIPSFKLENLTKANGIEHSHAHDAMSDVYATIAIAKLIKEKQPKLFQYFFEHRHKKTLEQLIDTRAMTPLVHVSGMLGNYRGNCTWIAPIAWHPTNPNAVIVCDLAGDINDLLSKDADILRTYLYTKKEDLTQQGILPVPLKLVHINKCPILAPAKTLLPETAERLGINREQCLANLKTLKQSADICEKVEAIFSEERVFDTDKEDVEAALYQGFYSYDDKYSLEVLKGLPLESLANHGLVFQDERIPTLLFHYRARHFYKTLSRAEQMRWEKYRHKKIDAKVPVFTQSLQQLSEQYANHADKLALLEQVYAYGQRIAE; this is encoded by the coding sequence ATGAATAATACATTTAGTTTCTTCTTTTATGACTATGAGAGTTTTGGTGTTGATCCTGCCCGTGATCGACCCGCTCAATTTGCAGGTATCCGTACAGATGCTGATTTTAATATTATTGGTGAACCTGTTATGTTGTATTGTAAGCAAACAGATGATTATTTACCATCACCTGAAGCGGTTATTATTACGGGTATCACACCGCAGCTTTGCAATGAAAAAGGTATTTCTGAACCTGAGTTTGCACAACGTATTCATGCGGAGTTTAGTCAAGCGAATACCTGTATCGTAGGATTCAATAATATTCGCTATGATGATGAAATGACACGTTATATATTTTATCGGAATTTTATTGATCCGTATGAGTATGCGTGGAAAAATGGTAACTCTCGGTGGGATTTATTGGATGTTGTTAGGGCGTGTTATGCATTGCGTCCAGAAGGTATTCAATGGCCTGTCGATGAAGAGGGAATTCCCTCTTTTAAATTAGAAAATTTAACGAAAGCAAATGGTATTGAGCATAGTCACGCACATGATGCGATGTCTGATGTTTATGCGACGATTGCTATTGCTAAATTAATAAAAGAAAAACAACCCAAACTTTTTCAGTATTTTTTTGAGCATCGACATAAAAAAACACTAGAACAATTGATTGATACACGAGCAATGACACCTTTGGTTCATGTATCAGGTATGTTAGGTAATTATCGAGGAAATTGTACTTGGATTGCTCCTATTGCTTGGCATCCTACTAATCCTAATGCCGTGATTGTATGTGATTTAGCAGGTGATATAAATGATTTATTGTCTAAAGATGCAGATATATTACGCACCTATCTTTATACTAAAAAAGAGGATTTGACGCAACAAGGTATATTGCCTGTTCCTTTAAAATTAGTGCATATTAATAAATGCCCTATTTTAGCACCAGCTAAGACACTGCTACCTGAAACAGCAGAACGATTGGGGATCAATCGTGAACAGTGTTTGGCAAACCTAAAAACCTTAAAACAATCGGCAGATATTTGTGAAAAAGTAGAGGCTATTTTTTCAGAAGAACGTGTGTTTGATACAGATAAAGAAGATGTAGAAGCAGCACTTTATCAAGGATTTTATAGCTATGATGATAAATATAGCTTAGAAGTATTGAAAGGGCTACCGCTAGAATCTCTAGCTAATCATGGTTTAGTCTTTCAAGATGAGCGTATTCCTACATTATTATTTCATTATCGGGCTCGTCATTTTTATAAGACACTTAGCCGTGCTGAACAAATGCGATGGGAAAAATATCGACATAAGAAAATTGATGCTAAAGTACCCGTATTTACACAAAGTTTGCAACAACTTTCAGAGCAATATGCTAATCATGCTGATAAATTAGCTCTTTTAGAACAAGTATATGCCTATGGGCAGCGAATAGCAGAATAG
- a CDS encoding aromatic amino acid transport family protein, with translation MKNRILGSALIIAGTAIGAGMLAMPLTSADMGFGATIFLLVILWGLLTYTGLLFMEVYQTAPRMDAGVASLAEQYFGAIGRIVTTLSLLILLYALLAAYITGGGSLLAGILPDIHLGGVLITKHIAILLFTLILGSFVIFGIRGVDGLTRLLFLGKIIAFVILLAMMLPHAKVENLLILPTDHYLILSAVPIFFTAFGFHVIMASINTYLQADIRKIRKAVIIGALIPLVAYSLWQLATHSVLSQQTFMAILQKNPSPDGLVQATTQITESTVLGGIMRIFASLALITSFLGVAMGIFEGVGDLLKRFKLPANRKSLAPLTFIPPLIFALFYPEGFAAALAYAGLLFAFYGVILPVGLVWKARQQHPNLPYRVAGGNIALAITFLAGILIILIPFLIKWGVLPKIIFTG, from the coding sequence ATGAAAAATAGAATTCTAGGAAGTGCACTGATTATTGCAGGTACTGCCATCGGTGCAGGAATGTTAGCAATGCCATTAACCTCAGCAGATATGGGTTTTGGCGCAACTATTTTTTTGCTAGTTATTCTGTGGGGGCTACTCACCTACACTGGGCTACTTTTTATGGAAGTTTACCAAACAGCCCCTCGTATGGATGCAGGTGTGGCTAGCTTAGCAGAACAATATTTTGGGGCAATTGGACGTATTGTTACGACACTTAGTTTATTAATCTTATTATATGCTTTACTTGCTGCGTATATTACTGGCGGAGGTTCTCTACTAGCTGGAATATTACCTGATATTCATTTAGGCGGTGTATTGATTACAAAACACATTGCTATTTTATTATTTACCCTTATTTTAGGCTCATTTGTTATCTTTGGTATTCGGGGAGTCGATGGTTTAACCCGTTTGTTATTCCTTGGAAAGATTATTGCCTTTGTTATTCTTTTGGCTATGATGCTACCCCATGCTAAAGTAGAAAATCTCCTTATTTTACCAACCGATCATTATCTTATCCTCTCTGCTGTACCTATTTTTTTTACCGCATTTGGTTTCCATGTCATTATGGCAAGTATCAATACTTATCTACAAGCAGATATTCGTAAAATCAGAAAGGCTGTTATTATTGGTGCATTAATCCCTCTCGTTGCTTATAGCCTATGGCAACTGGCAACACATAGTGTACTCAGTCAACAAACCTTTATGGCTATTTTACAAAAAAATCCTTCTCCTGATGGCCTTGTACAAGCAACAACTCAAATAACAGAAAGTACGGTATTAGGCGGGATTATGCGGATTTTTGCCTCATTAGCCCTTATTACCTCTTTCCTAGGCGTAGCAATGGGTATCTTTGAAGGAGTTGGTGATTTATTAAAACGATTTAAGTTACCCGCTAATCGTAAGTCGCTTGCTCCACTTACTTTTATTCCACCGCTTATTTTTGCCCTCTTTTATCCAGAAGGTTTTGCTGCTGCTCTTGCCTATGCTGGTTTATTATTCGCTTTCTACGGTGTTATTTTACCGGTCGGATTAGTATGGAAAGCACGACAACAACACCCTAATCTCCCCTATCGTGTCGCAGGTGGTAATATTGCTCTAGCAATAACATTTTTGGCAGGTATTCTTATTATCCTTATTCCATTTTTAATTAAATGGGGTGTATTACCTAAAATTATTTTTACAGGTTAA